In one Brevibacillus composti genomic region, the following are encoded:
- a CDS encoding Flp family type IVb pilin, with protein sequence MTWASNYLARFVKEEDGVTIVEMVIIIAVVLILLVPTLKNLGETENERLKEIETMISK encoded by the coding sequence ATGACATGGGCATCGAATTACCTGGCTCGCTTTGTAAAGGAAGAAGACGGAGTGACGATTGTGGAGATGGTGATTATCATCGCGGTCGTCCTGATCCTCTTGGTTCCTACGCTGAAGAACCTGGGTGAGACAGAGAATGAAAGACTGAAAGAGATTGAGACGATGATCAGCAAATGA
- a CDS encoding type II secretion system F family protein, with protein MLVLGALAMLAGLAVLLWGLPACRGRVTVDPPPTLLGRIEQERKSHWDRSFGQVPSRWKLVRYLEKHEHALERICRMTGINRMQTADVLDRLRLRYTLAEVAAAKALGGIILLAVIIQASLRLSSGEAWSAKLSLPLIGAVFFFLLPTLLLEWLDKQAKAEMREQVPIFFSIVQSLVEAGMPIQAAVKQTARRFDGRLGRELARLETEEKRFGTWRKALEEMAFRWGVDSLSAIAMEINEAMSKGVSISQMLALQVEEQVRQQEDEASDHMNRLNIRLLPFIVVLMGVPLLFLVMGPIFIGIEDRL; from the coding sequence TTGCTCGTACTTGGCGCACTGGCGATGCTGGCGGGTCTCGCTGTTTTGCTCTGGGGCCTTCCGGCTTGCCGGGGACGTGTAACTGTCGATCCCCCTCCCACTCTGCTGGGGCGGATTGAGCAAGAGCGCAAATCTCATTGGGACCGTTCATTTGGCCAGGTTCCATCTCGTTGGAAGCTGGTACGTTACCTGGAAAAACACGAGCATGCACTGGAGCGCATCTGCCGGATGACGGGAATCAACCGGATGCAAACGGCGGATGTGCTCGACCGTCTGCGATTGCGCTATACACTGGCGGAGGTGGCCGCTGCCAAGGCACTCGGCGGGATCATTCTGCTTGCGGTCATCATCCAGGCATCCCTTCGCCTTTCGTCGGGAGAAGCATGGAGTGCCAAGCTTTCGCTCCCTTTGATCGGAGCTGTCTTTTTCTTTCTCCTACCCACCCTGCTGCTGGAGTGGCTGGATAAGCAGGCTAAGGCGGAAATGCGTGAGCAGGTGCCGATCTTTTTCAGTATCGTGCAATCGCTGGTGGAGGCGGGCATGCCTATACAGGCAGCGGTGAAGCAGACGGCACGCCGTTTTGACGGAAGGCTGGGGCGCGAGCTGGCCAGGCTGGAAACGGAGGAAAAGCGCTTTGGCACTTGGCGGAAGGCATTGGAAGAGATGGCTTTTCGATGGGGCGTGGACTCCCTTTCCGCCATCGCCATGGAAATCAACGAAGCGATGAGCAAAGGGGTGAGCATCTCGCAGATGCTGGCGCTGCAGGTGGAGGAGCAAGTGCGTCAGCAGGAGGATGAGGCATCGGATCACATGAACCGGCTCAACATTCGCCTGCTCCCTTTTATCGTCGTGCTGATGGGGGTGCCCCTGCTGTTTCTGGTGATGGGTCCGATCTTTATCGGGATCGAAGACAGGCTCTAA
- a CDS encoding type II secretion system F family protein: protein MDASMFIAGGLAIGFVMAALPQSVFQRRPEGTHEIVQQLQRDRKSAWEKLQYRLQQTGSGVGLNTYIGLSFILGLVSFGITLQLLQSWLLALPAFLAGILFVERTVSVLGTRRKDRFEADNVKALRLMASSLRTSPSYLHAFEQVAASPYLDEAVTAEYARVVELLRAQVPLERVMHMFYERTGSADVRYLATIVHIQREMGGDMAKTLDQAASTILRRKQSLRRQRAAMAQITAQVNLLSLMPFVFIVALYANNPHHFEPLIATLSGRLAVLASLGSILIGGEVIRHLARKGIHKGG, encoded by the coding sequence GTGGATGCGAGCATGTTTATCGCGGGCGGCCTGGCGATCGGCTTTGTCATGGCTGCGCTGCCGCAATCGGTTTTTCAGCGGAGGCCGGAAGGGACACATGAGATCGTCCAACAGCTCCAGCGGGATCGGAAAAGCGCATGGGAAAAGCTGCAGTACAGGCTGCAGCAGACCGGGTCTGGCGTCGGCCTCAATACGTACATCGGCCTTAGTTTTATCCTGGGACTGGTTTCTTTCGGGATCACCCTGCAGCTGCTCCAGTCCTGGCTCTTGGCCCTGCCGGCGTTTCTGGCGGGCATTCTCTTCGTAGAACGGACCGTCAGCGTGCTGGGAACGAGGCGAAAAGACCGATTCGAAGCGGACAATGTCAAAGCGCTCCGCTTAATGGCCAGCTCGCTGAGAACCTCGCCCTCCTATCTGCACGCATTTGAACAGGTGGCGGCAAGCCCTTACCTGGACGAAGCCGTGACAGCGGAATACGCGAGGGTAGTGGAGCTGTTGCGCGCACAGGTACCGCTGGAGCGGGTGATGCACATGTTTTATGAGCGGACCGGATCGGCTGACGTGCGGTATCTGGCGACGATTGTTCATATCCAGCGGGAGATGGGCGGGGATATGGCGAAGACGCTGGACCAAGCGGCCTCCACCATTTTGAGGAGAAAGCAGTCTCTGCGAAGACAGCGAGCTGCCATGGCGCAGATCACAGCGCAGGTAAACCTCCTCAGCCTGATGCCGTTCGTCTTCATCGTGGCCCTCTACGCAAACAATCCCCATCATTTCGAACCGTTGATCGCGACGCTGTCCGGGCGGCTGGCTGTTCTCGCCTCACTGGGCTCTATCCTGATCGGCGGAGAAGTGATCCGCCATCTTGCCCGAAAAGGGATCCACAAAGGAGGGTGA
- a CDS encoding A24 family peptidase, with translation MTDLVLPVFLGLAAFFDWRYRRIPNLITFPVMAAGLIYQSLAGTGWAALTGMAGGFLLTVLPVALRGMGMGDQKLLMAVGAWSSWGDVYLFFLCSIGVCLLVMFCLPRIWRRLGQNLKIMFMGWIAHRQFWLPQTAHSALSFPYAVPLLGAYLVQLFFWR, from the coding sequence ATGACGGATCTGGTCTTGCCTGTGTTCTTGGGACTGGCGGCCTTTTTTGACTGGCGGTACCGCCGCATCCCCAATCTCATCACCTTTCCGGTCATGGCCGCCGGGCTGATCTACCAATCATTGGCGGGCACGGGGTGGGCAGCTTTGACCGGGATGGCGGGGGGATTTTTGCTCACGGTTCTTCCGGTTGCCCTTCGAGGAATGGGCATGGGGGATCAAAAGCTGCTCATGGCAGTAGGAGCGTGGAGCAGTTGGGGTGACGTCTATCTGTTTTTTCTCTGCTCGATCGGAGTCTGCCTCCTGGTCATGTTCTGTTTGCCGCGAATTTGGAGAAGGCTCGGCCAGAATCTGAAGATCATGTTTATGGGGTGGATCGCGCATCGCCAATTTTGGCTCCCCCAAACCGCACATTCAGCGCTCTCCTTTCCCTATGCCGTCCCTCTTTTGGGAGCGTACCTGGTTCAGTTGTTTTTCTGGAGGTAG
- a CDS encoding TadE/TadG family type IV pilus assembly protein, whose protein sequence is MRRKWLVCIRDERGSQILELILVLPLLWLLFIFSFDQFSILYNRQKVLAAAYEAGRIAAVQPNYGLAEYHAIRMGEAELQQGIGMTQSGIRLYVHGGWKKGNHFEAEATMQFKRLASGAPYELKESYHLMIENARKESGY, encoded by the coding sequence ATGCGGAGAAAATGGCTCGTCTGCATCCGCGATGAGCGAGGCAGCCAGATCCTGGAGCTCATTCTGGTTCTTCCGCTTCTCTGGCTGCTGTTCATCTTTTCATTTGATCAGTTCTCGATTCTGTACAACCGGCAGAAGGTGCTCGCCGCAGCCTATGAGGCCGGACGAATCGCCGCCGTTCAGCCCAATTACGGCCTGGCCGAATACCACGCGATCCGCATGGGCGAAGCCGAACTGCAGCAGGGGATCGGCATGACGCAGAGCGGCATCCGCCTGTATGTGCACGGGGGATGGAAAAAAGGGAATCATTTCGAGGCCGAAGCCACGATGCAATTCAAACGGCTGGCCTCAGGAGCTCCGTATGAACTGAAAGAAAGTTACCATCTCATGATCGAAAACGCCAGAAAGGAGTCAGGCTATTGA
- a CDS encoding CpaB family protein, giving the protein MKKQTLFIISIISFLLAGSCFYFATRYIEALALERLYAPVVKVAPGKEILPYEPITRADVVLVQEEVDEILPDSISDLEMVIGKRSTQILYSGEQLLQRKLTDDQLLPEKGKARYEFPLTFFNPVTELRKGDYVKVWVTYKSPAELEHLPKPSHFHKSNGTADLLFTTQLATVRDSNGSEIYSIKPNPLPAPDHMDAIFNGSRERPLLNGEKRYQDYRSQPTALASFIGLNLSDQQFTAISEAFLYGVVQIGQLSSPEVVTTR; this is encoded by the coding sequence ATGAAAAAACAGACCTTATTCATCATTAGCATCATTTCTTTTCTTTTGGCAGGCTCATGCTTTTACTTCGCTACCCGCTACATTGAGGCGCTCGCTTTAGAGCGGCTGTACGCCCCGGTGGTGAAGGTCGCGCCTGGCAAGGAGATATTGCCTTACGAACCGATCACTCGGGCAGATGTGGTTCTGGTACAGGAAGAAGTCGACGAAATTTTGCCCGACTCCATCAGCGATCTCGAAATGGTAATTGGCAAAAGGAGTACACAGATACTCTATTCCGGCGAGCAGCTGCTCCAGCGAAAACTGACGGATGACCAGCTTCTCCCGGAAAAAGGGAAGGCTCGCTATGAATTTCCGCTTACCTTTTTCAACCCTGTCACTGAATTGAGAAAGGGCGATTACGTCAAGGTGTGGGTGACGTATAAATCACCCGCCGAACTGGAGCATTTGCCAAAGCCCAGTCATTTTCATAAGAGCAATGGGACGGCAGACCTGTTGTTTACAACCCAATTAGCGACCGTCAGGGACAGCAATGGGAGCGAAATTTATTCGATTAAGCCCAATCCCCTTCCCGCTCCCGATCACATGGATGCCATCTTCAACGGTTCCCGGGAAAGACCGCTGCTGAACGGAGAAAAACGCTATCAGGACTACCGCTCTCAGCCTACAGCCCTGGCGTCTTTTATCGGATTAAATCTCAGCGACCAGCAGTTTACCGCAATCAGCGAAGCCTTCCTGTACGGTGTCGTCCAAATTGGTCAACTATCAAGTCCGGAGGTGGTGACTACGAGATGA